A section of the Drosophila sechellia strain sech25 chromosome 3L, ASM438219v1, whole genome shotgun sequence genome encodes:
- the LOC6616259 gene encoding homeobox protein prospero isoform X1, which yields MDPNSSPWSYAYNRIVPASAGSSGGTAEDFQHPHLATITAASIASFNAAAASGGSFVPPSPIGSYNPVFQQIYHHAAAASVQPKPAHYASSAVSTPHRQLQLPSSLDKQLSSFQNQAAVSAAAAAVVNNVASNYYGENSSSSGASPSPTTVALTSTSLTWNTPNMISNTFLAMQQQQAQQQQQQAQQQQQQAQQQQQQAQQQQLNLVADKVIKQEKQLKAYNDSIYLIQLQQQQHQQQAAAQQQQQQLQQQLQQEIAEADTEPDTYYTIDGRKVKVTRKDGQPYRATIVDQQDGSPVPLAVPVPAGSYPAQYASPALSSADGSPITNLHAVDVVSTPQAQVIVYKTASPVQRRQEAGAGSSAASTPTTVAYSSVIQSTLQQQQQQQNLCWTKLDDDGAGQEDIKNVLHLQVKQEQRQLDFASEASSVDAGGGGENLVFNLPPGLEIKQTFYPAGVVDGEQLQLQEHNQNQSQSAGRRQHVVANMIMSPSAGNLASQIQVVPKEEVKPPPKPAKTPRKRQPKKTLIPSSSDYGNVRSPQEPQHHQLQQQQQQQQQHNQQQQQQNTYYDFNSKWNAPLKTENNAASVSPAATINIPTYPHQSQQQQHQQQQAQQQQQQHLPQPAHLQSSQAQSHLTQLAQYYPAFPQPIASQYTACMQQQQQQQQQQQQQQQQQAAYTQQQHQQAYTQQQQQQAQQQRQEKSEATQQQEEEANAAAAAAAAAAASNKVIVPNIEEELDFLADATATPKQGYANSLSSNGRGTNSSTNNTNFGIRNPNKTPSPEPTNCPPNSHASNNGHGHSAVTPAAPSSTGVSASTAYSPVAPKPVSVGTLIGEKKTQFMDSYLKFLQGERDDDPPPVVKPSRKLNYPRAPYKRKGKGSGSGDEPTTSQATQSAGEAVQAVDGLAGLVGDDGHRIKILSQTQILPKKRPHAQMVAAAAAAESAPSSSVIQQPGDQTSFRPYAQQQQQQAQQQQQQSMSGQHFVQQHCAQLTAGAGQDPLSVPPRREQCSRKAKQSSMHAMLMNSSSVAGDGGVVGEPDEFTDSDTDPVWTPQEEDSDDGKGYGKRKLARRSKGTPRKNTYDQSSDLQQQQQQHHQQLQQMQVNQQLHQQQQQVQQMTGGESSYNSQQNMSGVADVGYASASSGAAANSENFKTGDFIVLRSDLVNDWPTIWQVDSKCILQKYEPFRQNGKTFYRNMSKYASWNLETKKLYLKAPVRIQLHSHTETIVEFMRSELLADDTEQFIEKIMEDYLSYRDNFEIYIQTMISQALDPSFFSEITREKDDYFLGSVRVVDNIMESCKRKLLAITPWTRSTISSIETWPKCHVFSEWEQNNLTQKNCAGCHQPGIAVRFLLFGEPYNPNTMQTIPVDPRIVYEKDIVLCRICAARADLFHKIAHEKFNLFINCSQRVTEQQQQFPGKTSTEILNDLLAEHNWIDELFRNMRNCWAEVESLERQKRFREVMQ from the exons ATGGATCCCAATTCCAGTCCCTGGTCATACGCCTACAACCGCATCGTGCCCGCCAGTGCCGGAAGCTCCGGCGGAACAGCAGAGGACTTCCAGCATCCACACTTGGCCACCATTACGGCAGCAAGCATCGCCAGCTTCAATGCGGCGGCCGCCAGTGGTGGCAGCTTTGTGCCTCCGTCACCGATTGGCAGCTACAACCCAGTATTCCAGCAGATCTACCACCATGCGGCGGCGGCCAGTGTCCAGCCAAAGCCCGCCCACTATGCCTCGTCGGCGGTGAGCACGCCGCAccgccagctgcagctgcccAGTTCGCTGGACAAGCAGCTCAGTTCGTTCCAGAACCAGGCGGCCGTGTCGGCGGCAGCGGCTGCTGTAGTCAACAACGTGGCCTCGAACTACTACGGGGAGAACTCCTCGTCGAGTGGAGCCTCACCATCGCCCACAACGGTGGCGCTGACGTCGACGTCGCTGACCTGGAACACGCCGAACATGATATCGAACACCTTCCTGGccatgcaacagcagcaggcgcagcagcaacagcagcaggcgcagcagcagcagcaacaggcccaacagcaacagcagcaggcgcaacagcaacagctaaACCTGGTGGCCGACAAAGTG ATTAAGCaggaaaagcaattaaaagccTACAACGACTCGATTTACCTGAtccaactgcaacagcagcagcaccaacaacagGCAgcggcgcagcagcaacagcagcagctccagcagcaactgcaacaggaGATCGCCGAGGCAGACACGGAACCGGACACCTATTACACCATTGATGGCCGAAAGGTCAAGGTGACGCGGAAGGATGGCCAGCCGTATCGGGCAACGATAGTAGACCAACAGGATGGCAGTCCGGTGCCGCTGGCAGTGCCAGTTCCGGCGGGATCCTATCCGGCGCAATATGCCAGTCCGGCGCTAAGCTCCGCAGATGGATCGCCCATCACGAATTTACATGCGGTGGACGTGGTCAGCACACCGCAGGCCCAGGTGATCGTCTACAAGACGGCGTCACCTGTGCAAAGGCGGCAAGAAGCGGGCGCTGGATCGTCTGCTGCTTCCACACCCACCACGGTGGCCTACTCATCTGTGATACAAAGCAccctgcagcaacagcagcagcagcagaacctCTGCTGGACGAAGCTGGATGACGATGGAGCGGGGCAGGAGGACATTAAGAACGTACTGCATCTGCAGGTGAAACAAGAACAGCGGCAGCTCGATTTTGCCAGTGAGGCATCCTCAGTGGACGCCGGTGGTGGTGGCGAAAATCTAGTGTTCAACCTGCCGCCCGGGCTGGAGATCAAGCAAACCTTCTATCCCGCGGGCGTGGTCGATGgggagcaactgcagctgcaggaGCACAATCAGAACCAATCCCAGTCCGCCGGTCGGCGCCAGCACGTGGTGGCCAACATGATCATGTCGCCGTCGGCGGGCAACTTAGCGTCACAGATTCAAGTAGTGCCAAAG GAGGAGGTGAAGCCGCCGCCGAAACCAGCGAAGACTCCGCGCAAGCGCCAACCGAAGAAAACGCTCATCCCCAGTAGCAGCGACTACGGCAATGTGCGCAGTCCCCAGGAGCCGCAGCATCatcagttgcagcagcaacagcaacaacaacagcagcacaatcagcaacagcagcaacagaacaCGTACTACGACTTCAATAGCAAGTGGAATGCTCCGCTCAAGACGGAAAACAATGCGGCGTCCGTTTCGCCGGCGGCCACAATCAACATACCCACATATCCTCACCAgagccaacagcagcagcaccagcagcagcaagcgcagcaacagcagcagcagcacttgccaCAGCCGGCACACCTGCAGTCTTCGCAGGCCCAGTCACACTTGACCCAGTTGGCGCAATACTATCCAGCCTTCCCCCAGCCCATTGCCTCCCAGTACACTGCCTgcatgcagcaacagcaacaacagcagcagcaacaacaacagcagcagcaacagcaggcggCCTAtacgcagcagcaacaccagcaggCCTAcacacagcaacagcagcagcaggcgcagcagcagcgtcaGGAGAAGAGTGAAGCCACTCAACAGCAAGAGGAGGAGGCGAACgcagctgcagcggcggcggcagcagcagcggccagCAACAAGGTCATCGTGCCTAACATCGAAGAGGAACTGGACTTTTTGGCGGATGCCACAGCAACACCGAAGCAGGGCTATGCCAACTCACTGTCCAGCAACGGGCGCGGCACCAACTCCTCCACGAATAACACGAACTTTGGCATACGTAATCCGAACAAGACTCCTTCCCCGGAGCCAACGAACTGTCCACCCAACTCGCACGCCTCCAACAATGGGCATGGTCATTCGGCGGTGACGCCCGCGGCGCCTTCAAGCACCGGAGTCAGTGCATCCACGGCGTACAGTCCTGTTGCTCCCAAGCCTGTGAGCGTGGGCACGCTGATTGGGGAGAAGAAGACTCAGTTTATGGACAGCTATCTGAAGTTTCTGCAGGGCGAGCGGGACGACGATCCGCCGCCGGTGGTGAAGCCATCGCGGAAGTTAAATTACCCACGAGCTCCATACAAGCGGAAAGGCAAGGGTTCTGGGAGCGGAGATGAGCCCACAACCTCACAGGCCACACAGTCAGCGGGGGAAGCCGTCCAGGCAGTTGATGGACTGGCAGGTCTCGTCGGCGATGATGGGCATCGTATCAAAATACTCTCGCAGACGCAAATACTTCCCAAGAAGCGTCCGCACGCCCAAATGGTGGCTGCTGCAGCCGCGGCGGAGTCGGCACCTTCGTCGTCGGTAATCCAGCAGCCCGGGGATCAAACCTCCTTCCGGCCAtacgcccagcagcagcagcaacaggcgcaacagcagcagcagcaatcgaTGAGCGGACAGCACTTTGTGCAGCAGCATTGCGCCCAATTGACAGCTGGAGCGGGTCAAG ACCCCTTGAGTGTGCCGCCGCGACGGGAGCAATGCTCCCGCAAGGCCAAGCAGAGCAGCATGCATGCCATGCTCATGAATTCCAGTTCTGTTGCTGGCGATGGTGGAGTAGTTGGCGAGCCGGATGAGTTCACCGACTCGGACACGGATCCTGTATGGACTCCGCAGGAGGAAGAC AGCGATGATGGAAAGGGCTATGGGAAACGAAAGTTGGCTCGCCGGTCGAAGGGCACTCCTCGCAAGAACACCTACGACCAATCCTCAGAcctgcaacaacagcagcagcaacaccaccagcaactgcagcagatGCAGGTCAACCAGCAActtcaccagcagcagcaacaggtgcAGCAAATGACGGGTGGCGAATCAAGCTACAATTCGCAACAGAATATGTCCGGAGTGGCGGATGTGGGCTATGCCAGCGCATCATCGGGTGCAGCTGCCAACTCGGAGAACTTTAAA ACGGGCGACTTCATAGTTTTGCGATCGGATCTCGTGAACGATTGGCCCACCATTTGGCAGGTGGACTCAAAGTGCATTTTGCAAAAGTACGAGCCCTTCCGCCAAAACGGAAAAACCTTCTATCGCAACATGTCGAAG TACGCCTCTTGGAATCTCGAAACGAAGAAACTCTACCTCAAAGCGCCGGTGCGCATTCAACTGCATTCACACACCGAAACGATTGTCGAGTTCATGCGATCAGAGTTGCTGGCCGACGATACCGAGCAGTTTATTGAAAAGATCATGGAGGACTACCTGTCCTACAGGGATAATTTTGAGATCTATATACAGACTATGATCTCCCAGGCCCTCGATCCAAGCTTCTTCTCGGAAATAACGCGGGAAAAGG ACGACTACTTTTTGGGCAGTGTTCGCGTGGTAGACAATATCATGGAAAGCTGCAAGCGCAAGCTGCTGGCCATCACTCCTTGGACACGGAGTACAATCTCCTCCATCGAGACGTGGCCCAAGTGCCATGTGTTCTCCGAGTGGGAACAAAACAATCTTACCCAGAAGAATTGCGCCGGTTGCCACCAGCCAGGCATCGCTGTGCGCTTCCTCCTCTTCGGGGAGCCGTACAATCCGAACACCATGCAGACTATTCCCGTTGATCCGCGTATCGTCTATGAAAAG GATATTGTTCTATGTCGCATCTGTGCCGCTCGTGCAGACCTCTTCCACAAGATTGCACACGAAAAGTTCAATCTGTTCATCAACTGCTCGCAGCGGGTGaccgagcagcagcaacagttccCAGGAAAGACGTCAACAGAAATATTGAATGATCTGCTGGCCGAACACAACTGGATCGACGAG CTCTTCCGCAACATGCGCAACTGCTGGGCCGAGGTGGAGAGTCTGGAGAGGCAGAAGCGCTTCCGGGAGGTCATGCAGTAG
- the LOC6616259 gene encoding probable serine/threonine-protein kinase yakA isoform X3 — translation MDPNSSPWSYAYNRIVPASAGSSGGTAEDFQHPHLATITAASIASFNAAAASGGSFVPPSPIGSYNPVFQQIYHHAAAASVQPKPAHYASSAVSTPHRQLQLPSSLDKQLSSFQNQAAVSAAAAAVVNNVASNYYGENSSSSGASPSPTTVALTSTSLTWNTPNMISNTFLAMQQQQAQQQQQQAQQQQQQAQQQQQQAQQQQLNLVADKVQIKQEKQLKAYNDSIYLIQLQQQQHQQQAAAQQQQQQLQQQLQQEIAEADTEPDTYYTIDGRKVKVTRKDGQPYRATIVDQQDGSPVPLAVPVPAGSYPAQYASPALSSADGSPITNLHAVDVVSTPQAQVIVYKTASPVQRRQEAGAGSSAASTPTTVAYSSVIQSTLQQQQQQQNLCWTKLDDDGAGQEDIKNVLHLQVKQEQRQLDFASEASSVDAGGGGENLVFNLPPGLEIKQTFYPAGVVDGEQLQLQEHNQNQSQSAGRRQHVVANMIMSPSAGNLASQIQVVPKEEVKPPPKPAKTPRKRQPKKTLIPSSSDYGNVRSPQEPQHHQLQQQQQQQQQHNQQQQQQNTYYDFNSKWNAPLKTENNAASVSPAATINIPTYPHQSQQQQHQQQQAQQQQQQHLPQPAHLQSSQAQSHLTQLAQYYPAFPQPIASQYTACMQQQQQQQQQQQQQQQQQAAYTQQQHQQAYTQQQQQQAQQQRQEKSEATQQQEEEANAAAAAAAAAAASNKVIVPNIEEELDFLADATATPKQGYANSLSSNGRGTNSSTNNTNFGIRNPNKTPSPEPTNCPPNSHASNNGHGHSAVTPAAPSSTGVSASTAYSPVAPKPVSVGTLIGEKKTQFMDSYLKFLQGERDDDPPPVVKPSRKLNYPRAPYKRKGKGSGSGDEPTTSQATQSAGEAVQAVDGLAGLVGDDGHRIKILSQTQILPKKRPHAQMVAAAAAAESAPSSSVIQQPGDQTSFRPYAQQQQQQAQQQQQQSMSGQHFVQQHCAQLTAGAGQDPLSVPPRREQCSRKAKQSSMHAMLMNSSSVAGDGGVVGEPDEFTDSDTDPVWTPQEEDSDDGKGYGKRKLARRSKGTPRKNTYDQSSDLQQQQQQHHQQLQQMQVNQQLHQQQQQVQQMTGGESSYNSQQNMSGVADVGYASASSGAAANSENFKTGDFIVLRSDLVNDWPTIWQVDSKCILQKYEPFRQNGKTFYRNMSKYASWNLETKKLYLKAPVRIQLHSHTETIVEFMRSELLADDTEQFIEKIMEDYLSYRDNFEIYIQTMISQALDPSFFSEITREKDDYFLGSVRVVDNIMESCKRKLLAITPWTRSTISSIETWPKCHVFSEWEQNNLTQKNCAGCHQPGIAVRFLLFGEPYNPNTMQTIPVDPRIVYEKDIVLCRICAARADLFHKIAHEKFNLFINCSQRVTEQQQQFPGKTSTEILNDLLAEHNWIDELFRNMRNCWAEVESLERQKRFREVMQ, via the exons ATGGATCCCAATTCCAGTCCCTGGTCATACGCCTACAACCGCATCGTGCCCGCCAGTGCCGGAAGCTCCGGCGGAACAGCAGAGGACTTCCAGCATCCACACTTGGCCACCATTACGGCAGCAAGCATCGCCAGCTTCAATGCGGCGGCCGCCAGTGGTGGCAGCTTTGTGCCTCCGTCACCGATTGGCAGCTACAACCCAGTATTCCAGCAGATCTACCACCATGCGGCGGCGGCCAGTGTCCAGCCAAAGCCCGCCCACTATGCCTCGTCGGCGGTGAGCACGCCGCAccgccagctgcagctgcccAGTTCGCTGGACAAGCAGCTCAGTTCGTTCCAGAACCAGGCGGCCGTGTCGGCGGCAGCGGCTGCTGTAGTCAACAACGTGGCCTCGAACTACTACGGGGAGAACTCCTCGTCGAGTGGAGCCTCACCATCGCCCACAACGGTGGCGCTGACGTCGACGTCGCTGACCTGGAACACGCCGAACATGATATCGAACACCTTCCTGGccatgcaacagcagcaggcgcagcagcaacagcagcaggcgcagcagcagcagcaacaggcccaacagcaacagcagcaggcgcaacagcaacagctaaACCTGGTGGCCGACAAAGTG CAGATTAAGCaggaaaagcaattaaaagccTACAACGACTCGATTTACCTGAtccaactgcaacagcagcagcaccaacaacagGCAgcggcgcagcagcaacagcagcagctccagcagcaactgcaacaggaGATCGCCGAGGCAGACACGGAACCGGACACCTATTACACCATTGATGGCCGAAAGGTCAAGGTGACGCGGAAGGATGGCCAGCCGTATCGGGCAACGATAGTAGACCAACAGGATGGCAGTCCGGTGCCGCTGGCAGTGCCAGTTCCGGCGGGATCCTATCCGGCGCAATATGCCAGTCCGGCGCTAAGCTCCGCAGATGGATCGCCCATCACGAATTTACATGCGGTGGACGTGGTCAGCACACCGCAGGCCCAGGTGATCGTCTACAAGACGGCGTCACCTGTGCAAAGGCGGCAAGAAGCGGGCGCTGGATCGTCTGCTGCTTCCACACCCACCACGGTGGCCTACTCATCTGTGATACAAAGCAccctgcagcaacagcagcagcagcagaacctCTGCTGGACGAAGCTGGATGACGATGGAGCGGGGCAGGAGGACATTAAGAACGTACTGCATCTGCAGGTGAAACAAGAACAGCGGCAGCTCGATTTTGCCAGTGAGGCATCCTCAGTGGACGCCGGTGGTGGTGGCGAAAATCTAGTGTTCAACCTGCCGCCCGGGCTGGAGATCAAGCAAACCTTCTATCCCGCGGGCGTGGTCGATGgggagcaactgcagctgcaggaGCACAATCAGAACCAATCCCAGTCCGCCGGTCGGCGCCAGCACGTGGTGGCCAACATGATCATGTCGCCGTCGGCGGGCAACTTAGCGTCACAGATTCAAGTAGTGCCAAAG GAGGAGGTGAAGCCGCCGCCGAAACCAGCGAAGACTCCGCGCAAGCGCCAACCGAAGAAAACGCTCATCCCCAGTAGCAGCGACTACGGCAATGTGCGCAGTCCCCAGGAGCCGCAGCATCatcagttgcagcagcaacagcaacaacaacagcagcacaatcagcaacagcagcaacagaacaCGTACTACGACTTCAATAGCAAGTGGAATGCTCCGCTCAAGACGGAAAACAATGCGGCGTCCGTTTCGCCGGCGGCCACAATCAACATACCCACATATCCTCACCAgagccaacagcagcagcaccagcagcagcaagcgcagcaacagcagcagcagcacttgccaCAGCCGGCACACCTGCAGTCTTCGCAGGCCCAGTCACACTTGACCCAGTTGGCGCAATACTATCCAGCCTTCCCCCAGCCCATTGCCTCCCAGTACACTGCCTgcatgcagcaacagcaacaacagcagcagcaacaacaacagcagcagcaacagcaggcggCCTAtacgcagcagcaacaccagcaggCCTAcacacagcaacagcagcagcaggcgcagcagcagcgtcaGGAGAAGAGTGAAGCCACTCAACAGCAAGAGGAGGAGGCGAACgcagctgcagcggcggcggcagcagcagcggccagCAACAAGGTCATCGTGCCTAACATCGAAGAGGAACTGGACTTTTTGGCGGATGCCACAGCAACACCGAAGCAGGGCTATGCCAACTCACTGTCCAGCAACGGGCGCGGCACCAACTCCTCCACGAATAACACGAACTTTGGCATACGTAATCCGAACAAGACTCCTTCCCCGGAGCCAACGAACTGTCCACCCAACTCGCACGCCTCCAACAATGGGCATGGTCATTCGGCGGTGACGCCCGCGGCGCCTTCAAGCACCGGAGTCAGTGCATCCACGGCGTACAGTCCTGTTGCTCCCAAGCCTGTGAGCGTGGGCACGCTGATTGGGGAGAAGAAGACTCAGTTTATGGACAGCTATCTGAAGTTTCTGCAGGGCGAGCGGGACGACGATCCGCCGCCGGTGGTGAAGCCATCGCGGAAGTTAAATTACCCACGAGCTCCATACAAGCGGAAAGGCAAGGGTTCTGGGAGCGGAGATGAGCCCACAACCTCACAGGCCACACAGTCAGCGGGGGAAGCCGTCCAGGCAGTTGATGGACTGGCAGGTCTCGTCGGCGATGATGGGCATCGTATCAAAATACTCTCGCAGACGCAAATACTTCCCAAGAAGCGTCCGCACGCCCAAATGGTGGCTGCTGCAGCCGCGGCGGAGTCGGCACCTTCGTCGTCGGTAATCCAGCAGCCCGGGGATCAAACCTCCTTCCGGCCAtacgcccagcagcagcagcaacaggcgcaacagcagcagcagcaatcgaTGAGCGGACAGCACTTTGTGCAGCAGCATTGCGCCCAATTGACAGCTGGAGCGGGTCAAG ACCCCTTGAGTGTGCCGCCGCGACGGGAGCAATGCTCCCGCAAGGCCAAGCAGAGCAGCATGCATGCCATGCTCATGAATTCCAGTTCTGTTGCTGGCGATGGTGGAGTAGTTGGCGAGCCGGATGAGTTCACCGACTCGGACACGGATCCTGTATGGACTCCGCAGGAGGAAGAC AGCGATGATGGAAAGGGCTATGGGAAACGAAAGTTGGCTCGCCGGTCGAAGGGCACTCCTCGCAAGAACACCTACGACCAATCCTCAGAcctgcaacaacagcagcagcaacaccaccagcaactgcagcagatGCAGGTCAACCAGCAActtcaccagcagcagcaacaggtgcAGCAAATGACGGGTGGCGAATCAAGCTACAATTCGCAACAGAATATGTCCGGAGTGGCGGATGTGGGCTATGCCAGCGCATCATCGGGTGCAGCTGCCAACTCGGAGAACTTTAAA ACGGGCGACTTCATAGTTTTGCGATCGGATCTCGTGAACGATTGGCCCACCATTTGGCAGGTGGACTCAAAGTGCATTTTGCAAAAGTACGAGCCCTTCCGCCAAAACGGAAAAACCTTCTATCGCAACATGTCGAAG TACGCCTCTTGGAATCTCGAAACGAAGAAACTCTACCTCAAAGCGCCGGTGCGCATTCAACTGCATTCACACACCGAAACGATTGTCGAGTTCATGCGATCAGAGTTGCTGGCCGACGATACCGAGCAGTTTATTGAAAAGATCATGGAGGACTACCTGTCCTACAGGGATAATTTTGAGATCTATATACAGACTATGATCTCCCAGGCCCTCGATCCAAGCTTCTTCTCGGAAATAACGCGGGAAAAGG ACGACTACTTTTTGGGCAGTGTTCGCGTGGTAGACAATATCATGGAAAGCTGCAAGCGCAAGCTGCTGGCCATCACTCCTTGGACACGGAGTACAATCTCCTCCATCGAGACGTGGCCCAAGTGCCATGTGTTCTCCGAGTGGGAACAAAACAATCTTACCCAGAAGAATTGCGCCGGTTGCCACCAGCCAGGCATCGCTGTGCGCTTCCTCCTCTTCGGGGAGCCGTACAATCCGAACACCATGCAGACTATTCCCGTTGATCCGCGTATCGTCTATGAAAAG GATATTGTTCTATGTCGCATCTGTGCCGCTCGTGCAGACCTCTTCCACAAGATTGCACACGAAAAGTTCAATCTGTTCATCAACTGCTCGCAGCGGGTGaccgagcagcagcaacagttccCAGGAAAGACGTCAACAGAAATATTGAATGATCTGCTGGCCGAACACAACTGGATCGACGAG CTCTTCCGCAACATGCGCAACTGCTGGGCCGAGGTGGAGAGTCTGGAGAGGCAGAAGCGCTTCCGGGAGGTCATGCAGTAG